The sequence TGTAATAAATACTTGAGGGCTTGCAAGGCATAGATTTGCCCCGATGCCCCGGTTACTGCCAGGACAATCGGTAGGGATGCCCCGCTCATGCCTGGGTCGCCTGTTGTACCAGGAGGCAAACCTCTTGATGACTAAACCCCAGGGTTTCCCCCAGCAGTGCCACCAGGTCATTTTCTTCAATCAAGGTTTCCCCATCCGCCAACGCCAAACGTGCCACCATCTGTACGGCAATTTCCCGATCCTGGGGAACCAACCCCTGCACCCCCGCCCAAAACAACTCCAGGGGGTCCACCTCCTGCACCCACTGGGTCAGCCGTTCCAACAAGGGGGGGCTGAGGTCAACCCCAGCCAACGTGAGTTGATCCGTAAGCTGGGCTAACTCGACCGGCAATACTTCATCATCAATGGCAATCACAGCGGCGGCGAGGGCGGTCAGGGATTCCTGCCGGTTCAGGGTGAGTGCCGTAGGCATCGGCTGACGAAAACGCTCCCAAACGTAACGCATGACCAGCAGGAGTAAAAGTCACTCCCATTCTAACCCTGTAACGGGCGGCACCCCCCCAGGGAATGACCCATTCATTAATATATCATCTGAATTGTAAGCAATAACTTGACAACCCAAAAGTTAAAAATGCTACAGTAAAAACTTATTTACATCCTGAGCAGTCTTAATTGTTCTCACAAATCACTTGAAATTACCGTAATGTCCTGCTAACGCCAAGAGGTGAACCTGTCCACCAGGAAATTATTAAATAAAAACAAATTTCAATAAAAAGAGCCAGAGCATGACACCCCGGCTGACCTGTGTATCCATCTGAGAGAGGAGAACTCTGGGATTACCCTAACACTTAATGAAAATCTATGTCAAGAAGATTGTTCAAGATGGGGCATGGAACCGAAATGGCTGGCACAACATCGAGAGTTATGGACTAGAATCTTGCCACAGGAGT comes from Synechococcus sp. C9 and encodes:
- a CDS encoding TerB family tellurite resistance protein, yielding MRYVWERFRQPMPTALTLNRQESLTALAAAVIAIDDEVLPVELAQLTDQLTLAGVDLSPPLLERLTQWVQEVDPLELFWAGVQGLVPQDREIAVQMVARLALADGETLIEENDLVALLGETLGFSHQEVCLLVQQATQA